A region of Subtercola boreus DNA encodes the following proteins:
- a CDS encoding O-antigen ligase family protein has translation MSSLKPAAILDGLKALPDEDMAPSVVSKGQIRVIAFLLGTSAALVGVNSSFLSADIPGPSIILLVIALIAVLLTPAGATILKQRLTILDAAFIFYMLVRVLVETYNSVQLDHPPYSQILIGQLQIYLITWPPRLLIKNREDLGVFLRAFAWPAAFVAILALAQLLRVPGVQEWILANVRGDGLEARVAEGRQDIRATSTIGHWTYLGGYLSCVTAMVAVEILSQKNRTRARAMTAGSIVLIGLLLVGQVTTLTFATIALAGAILAVTILRMGVRPLVVLVILISGAVAWAVFGQQVQERIDYQSATSTYNDPSLAWLPSTVAYRLRIWESETFPSIFQRPITGWGTQLYDFTLTWPARPSYLAWLSPESQWLSLWITGGIISLGVFVLVLIAALVTILRARRVLGKTLDPVIVLFIGLLIISCISSQFSAPGSPYVFWALIGSLIPFAQHTRDRKNGTEAIRLGGATTGRGSLR, from the coding sequence ATGAGTTCGCTGAAACCCGCCGCCATCCTCGATGGCCTGAAGGCTCTACCCGACGAGGACATGGCACCTTCGGTCGTCTCGAAGGGCCAGATCCGGGTCATCGCCTTCCTTCTGGGGACGTCGGCGGCGCTGGTCGGTGTGAACAGCTCGTTCCTCTCAGCTGACATCCCGGGCCCGAGCATCATCCTGCTGGTGATCGCGCTCATTGCGGTGCTGTTGACTCCTGCCGGTGCAACGATCCTGAAACAGCGGCTGACCATTCTCGACGCCGCGTTCATCTTCTACATGCTGGTGCGCGTGCTCGTCGAGACCTACAACTCGGTGCAGCTCGACCATCCCCCGTACTCGCAGATCCTCATCGGTCAGCTCCAGATCTATCTCATCACCTGGCCTCCCCGTCTGCTCATCAAGAACAGGGAAGACCTCGGTGTCTTCCTGCGTGCGTTCGCCTGGCCGGCTGCCTTTGTGGCCATACTCGCCCTGGCGCAGCTCCTGCGGGTGCCTGGAGTGCAGGAATGGATCCTCGCCAACGTCAGAGGCGACGGTCTGGAGGCGAGGGTGGCTGAAGGTCGGCAGGACATCCGGGCCACCTCGACCATCGGCCACTGGACATACCTCGGCGGTTACCTGAGCTGCGTCACCGCGATGGTGGCCGTCGAGATCCTGTCCCAGAAGAACCGCACGAGGGCGCGGGCGATGACGGCAGGGTCGATCGTGCTCATCGGCCTTCTGCTGGTCGGCCAGGTCACCACGCTGACATTCGCGACCATCGCGCTGGCCGGTGCGATCCTTGCAGTGACCATCCTGCGGATGGGCGTCCGTCCGCTCGTCGTCCTCGTCATCCTCATCAGTGGAGCGGTGGCGTGGGCGGTCTTCGGCCAACAGGTGCAGGAGCGGATCGACTACCAGTCAGCCACTTCCACCTACAACGACCCTTCGCTCGCCTGGCTGCCGTCGACCGTCGCGTACAGGCTTCGCATCTGGGAGTCGGAGACGTTCCCCTCCATCTTCCAGCGCCCCATCACGGGCTGGGGTACACAGTTGTACGATTTCACCCTGACGTGGCCCGCCAGACCGTCCTATCTGGCCTGGCTCTCGCCCGAGTCCCAGTGGCTCAGTCTGTGGATCACGGGAGGGATCATCTCGCTGGGAGTCTTCGTGCTCGTCCTGATCGCGGCCTTGGTCACGATCCTCCGAGCGCGCCGCGTTCTCGGAAAGACGCTCGATCCCGTCATCGTGCTCTTCATCGGACTGTTGATCATCTCCTGCATCAGCTCCCAGTTCTCCGCCCCCGGCTCGCCCTATGTCTTCTGGGCCCTGATAGGCAGCCTCATCCCCTTCGCGCAGCACACGCGGGACAGGAAGAACGGCACAGAAGCCATTCGCCTCGGCGGCGCGACCACCGGCCGAGGGAGCCTGCGATGA
- a CDS encoding glycosyltransferase translates to MTASNRPVPSSPARRITVLHSMPAPKPGEPTRYADHMKGGAPASVTTRFFSWRTALKADYDVFHMHWPEYLLRGSSFPTRMAKRVAFAALLVRLRLKRIPVVRTAHNLEAHELGSRVERALVRWNYRWTTTVIRLNPTTAVPSGKNAVTILHGHYRDRFSDYTVPVPIRGRLLYFGLIRPYKGVTNLEEAFRSLPAGGETLRVVGKPSSSALETAVVDAASGDPRISHWLEFVPDEDLVREIGEAQLVVLPYDEMHNSGSILVALSVGRPVLVPRSSANEALAEEVGSEWVVMYDGALTTDTLRTGLDFVEQDRPLVAVPDLRNRDWKTVGDAHYLTYVDSLALARRQGSEALRAAR, encoded by the coding sequence ATGACAGCGTCGAACCGGCCGGTCCCGTCCTCACCCGCCCGGAGGATCACCGTCCTGCATTCGATGCCGGCACCGAAGCCCGGCGAGCCCACGCGCTATGCCGATCACATGAAGGGCGGGGCTCCGGCCTCTGTCACGACGCGATTCTTCTCCTGGCGAACCGCGTTGAAAGCCGACTACGACGTCTTCCACATGCACTGGCCCGAATACCTGCTGAGGGGCTCCTCGTTTCCCACTCGGATGGCGAAGCGCGTCGCGTTCGCCGCGCTCCTGGTGCGGTTGCGCCTCAAACGGATCCCTGTCGTGCGTACGGCCCACAACCTCGAAGCCCACGAGCTGGGAAGCCGCGTCGAGCGGGCGCTGGTCCGCTGGAACTACCGCTGGACCACAACGGTCATCCGCCTCAACCCGACGACAGCCGTTCCCTCTGGCAAGAATGCCGTCACGATCCTCCACGGACACTATCGGGATCGATTCAGCGACTACACGGTGCCGGTGCCCATCAGGGGCAGGTTGTTGTACTTCGGCCTCATCCGCCCCTACAAGGGCGTGACGAACCTCGAAGAGGCGTTCCGGTCACTGCCGGCAGGCGGGGAGACCCTTCGCGTCGTCGGGAAGCCGTCGAGCAGCGCGCTCGAGACGGCAGTGGTGGACGCTGCTTCGGGTGACCCCCGCATCTCGCACTGGCTGGAGTTCGTGCCTGACGAAGACCTCGTGCGGGAGATCGGCGAAGCCCAACTCGTCGTGCTCCCCTACGACGAGATGCACAACTCCGGCTCGATCCTGGTCGCCCTGTCGGTGGGCCGTCCCGTGCTCGTTCCACGGAGTTCGGCGAACGAGGCGCTGGCAGAGGAGGTGGGGTCGGAATGGGTCGTGATGTACGACGGCGCCCTCACGACCGACACTCTCCGTACGGGGCTCGACTTCGTCGAACAGGACCGCCCCCTGGTCGCCGTCCCCGACCTCCGGAACCGCGACTGGAAGACCGTGGGCGACGCCCACTACCTCACGTACGTCGACTCTCTCGCTCTCGCGAGACGACAGGGGTCGGAGGCGCTGCGCGCCGCTCGATGA
- a CDS encoding low molecular weight phosphatase family protein produces MTVCSGNICRSPLAEGLLRKGLSGVEGITVSSAGTIAGEGDPVTEQTLEIGREFGVDLGGHRARYLLEPMVTDADLLFAMSRSHRRAIVELVPRKVSTTFTLREFARLADAVPDAEFTRAATGHEFLADRLRAVVRVVAGMRGQVDQPADPTDDDVVDPYRRSGETYRLSASQLVPAVDTVIRVLTLGASA; encoded by the coding sequence ATGACGGTGTGCTCGGGGAACATCTGTCGCTCGCCGCTCGCGGAGGGTCTGCTGCGGAAAGGCCTGAGCGGTGTCGAAGGAATCACGGTCTCGAGCGCCGGAACGATCGCTGGCGAAGGGGATCCGGTGACCGAGCAGACTCTCGAGATCGGCCGGGAGTTCGGCGTCGACCTTGGCGGACACCGCGCTCGGTACCTTCTCGAGCCGATGGTGACGGATGCCGACCTGCTCTTCGCGATGTCCCGCAGCCATCGACGTGCCATCGTCGAACTGGTGCCGCGCAAGGTCTCGACGACGTTCACGCTCCGGGAGTTCGCGCGCCTGGCCGATGCTGTGCCCGATGCCGAATTCACCCGCGCAGCGACCGGACACGAGTTCCTCGCCGACAGGTTGCGCGCGGTCGTCCGCGTGGTGGCCGGGATGCGCGGCCAGGTCGACCAGCCGGCCGACCCGACCGATGACGACGTCGTCGACCCGTACCGGCGGAGCGGAGAGACCTACCGTCTGTCGGCGTCGCAACTGGTGCCCGCGGTCGACACCGTCATCAGGGTGCTGACCCTGGGGGCATCGGCCTGA
- a CDS encoding sensor histidine kinase has protein sequence MSLVLPTDVEGAATSRALGRAAIWVSGVFLVATLVLVIAFGVMISQEGVPLALAGLAVAGLGVACALLVSNPWAVFGLMLVAGIGLFLFTFYISAEVGPDWRSDAIVFTMPKIGMTVVGVAGRSLPSSLARSTMGFVLASVAVQVATRMNGLVFAFDLPSISIWVGIVLLLATLWYGRARATRGVGTMREAAAVEERLTERSRVAAEASAVLHDTILNDLQALELSPVGPLIDEHRAFLAKDIASLAHPGLLVDEVMNRGAGDSEALKATGLDSVIRTAAHRGLRVVVSGKPRLLLELDPRVRSELLTAAERVLGNVSRFAGTAVAELAVASGSENIIVVVSDAGRGFAPQERGGAPETPASSIRRRIENIDGAVRVWSTPGHGTAVLMSVPRARCGADG, from the coding sequence ATGTCTCTCGTTCTGCCCACCGATGTCGAAGGTGCTGCGACGAGCCGTGCCCTCGGCCGGGCCGCGATCTGGGTCAGCGGCGTTTTCCTGGTGGCCACGCTTGTGCTCGTCATCGCCTTCGGTGTGATGATCTCCCAGGAGGGCGTCCCCCTGGCGCTCGCGGGTCTCGCTGTCGCGGGTCTCGGGGTCGCCTGCGCACTGCTCGTCTCGAACCCCTGGGCGGTCTTCGGGTTGATGCTGGTGGCCGGGATCGGCCTCTTCCTCTTCACCTTCTATATATCGGCCGAGGTCGGTCCGGACTGGCGTTCAGACGCCATCGTGTTCACGATGCCGAAGATCGGGATGACGGTCGTCGGGGTGGCCGGGCGTTCGCTTCCGTCGAGCCTGGCGCGTTCGACCATGGGATTTGTGCTCGCCTCCGTGGCCGTGCAGGTGGCGACCCGGATGAACGGGCTGGTGTTCGCGTTCGATCTGCCCTCCATCTCGATCTGGGTCGGCATCGTGCTGTTGCTCGCGACGCTCTGGTACGGGCGGGCCCGCGCCACGCGAGGCGTCGGGACCATGCGGGAGGCTGCCGCGGTCGAGGAACGCCTCACCGAACGGAGCCGGGTCGCCGCGGAGGCGTCGGCGGTGCTGCACGACACCATCCTGAACGACCTGCAGGCCCTGGAGCTGTCCCCGGTCGGTCCGCTCATCGACGAGCACCGGGCCTTCCTCGCGAAGGACATCGCCTCTCTGGCCCACCCCGGCCTCCTCGTCGACGAGGTGATGAACCGGGGAGCAGGCGACAGCGAGGCGCTGAAGGCCACCGGACTGGATTCGGTCATCCGAACCGCGGCACATCGCGGCCTCCGCGTCGTCGTCAGCGGGAAGCCGCGCCTGCTGCTCGAACTCGACCCGCGCGTGAGGAGTGAACTCCTCACTGCTGCCGAACGGGTGCTCGGCAATGTCAGCCGATTCGCCGGTACGGCGGTCGCCGAACTGGCCGTCGCTTCGGGAAGCGAGAACATCATCGTCGTCGTCTCCGACGCCGGGCGCGGCTTCGCCCCGCAGGAACGAGGCGGAGCGCCGGAGACTCCCGCGTCATCCATCCGCCGCCGGATCGAGAACATCGACGGCGCCGTCCGTGTCTGGTCGACCCCCGGGCACGGCACGGCTGTGCTGATGAGCGTTCCCCGGGCGCGCTGCGGCGCCGACGGATGA
- a CDS encoding polysaccharide biosynthesis tyrosine autokinase has protein sequence MELRDYLRVVRKGWVIIVAITLAGVAAASLISIAEVPKYLASSKVFVSAESAGSVSELSQGSSFTQNQVKSYTDVVTTPAVLQPVIDQLGLDISAADLAKQVTASTAVGTVVVDISVTDESAQHAAEIANAISSTFETVVAKLVPVNASGASPVKISVLQQALVPTEPSSPNTRLNLVIGAALGLIAGLIVATLRQLLDTKIRNEQDVEAVTSAPILGGIAFDPRTSERPLVVHDDPRSPRSESFRTLRTNLQFLVAAEAPKSYVLTSSIPGEGKSTSSANLAIVTAAAGTKVVIIDADLRKPRLSTYLGIEGGAGLTDVLVGRATLADVLQKWGTDELWVLPAGRIPPNPSELLGSLAMIKLIATLEAEYDLVIFDAPPLLPVTDAAILAKHTGGALLIVGSGRVHRGQLKGSIAALQNVGSGIAGIVMTMLPTKGPDSYGYGRYGYGYGYGYGDDLQTEGKQKRKRSTRGGQTTEALPSDSVDADQKLPV, from the coding sequence GTGGAGCTCCGTGACTATCTTCGGGTCGTCCGAAAAGGCTGGGTCATCATTGTGGCGATCACTCTCGCTGGTGTGGCGGCCGCCTCTCTGATCTCGATTGCGGAGGTGCCCAAGTACCTGGCCTCGAGCAAGGTCTTCGTCTCAGCAGAGTCCGCGGGGTCGGTGTCCGAACTCTCGCAGGGCAGCAGCTTCACCCAGAACCAGGTGAAGTCGTACACCGACGTGGTCACGACGCCCGCCGTGCTGCAACCTGTCATCGACCAGCTGGGCCTCGACATCAGCGCCGCCGACCTTGCGAAACAGGTGACGGCGAGCACCGCGGTCGGCACCGTCGTCGTGGACATCAGCGTCACCGACGAGTCAGCCCAGCATGCCGCAGAGATCGCGAACGCCATCTCGAGCACGTTCGAGACGGTCGTCGCCAAACTCGTCCCCGTGAATGCTTCGGGTGCCTCGCCCGTCAAGATCTCCGTGTTGCAGCAGGCGTTGGTACCGACTGAGCCCTCGAGTCCGAACACCAGGCTCAATCTCGTGATCGGTGCGGCGCTCGGTCTGATTGCAGGCCTCATCGTCGCAACGCTCCGCCAGCTGCTCGACACGAAGATCAGGAACGAGCAGGACGTCGAAGCGGTCACATCCGCACCGATCCTCGGCGGAATCGCCTTCGATCCGCGAACGAGCGAGCGGCCACTCGTCGTGCACGACGATCCCCGGAGCCCGCGCTCGGAATCCTTCCGGACTCTCCGCACCAACCTGCAGTTCCTCGTGGCTGCGGAGGCCCCGAAGAGCTACGTGCTGACCTCGTCCATTCCGGGTGAAGGCAAGAGCACGTCTTCGGCGAACCTGGCGATCGTGACAGCAGCGGCAGGGACAAAGGTCGTCATCATCGACGCAGACCTCAGGAAGCCGCGGCTCTCGACGTATCTCGGCATCGAGGGAGGCGCGGGCCTCACCGACGTGCTCGTCGGGCGGGCGACTCTCGCCGATGTACTTCAGAAGTGGGGCACCGATGAACTCTGGGTGCTTCCCGCCGGTCGTATCCCGCCGAACCCGAGTGAACTGCTCGGTTCGCTCGCCATGATCAAGCTGATCGCGACGCTCGAAGCCGAATACGACCTCGTGATCTTCGATGCACCGCCACTGCTCCCCGTCACCGATGCTGCTATCCTCGCCAAGCACACCGGAGGGGCGCTGCTGATCGTGGGTTCGGGTCGTGTGCACCGCGGTCAGCTCAAAGGATCGATTGCGGCGCTGCAGAACGTCGGATCGGGTATCGCAGGGATTGTCATGACGATGCTGCCGACCAAGGGGCCCGACTCCTATGGGTACGGGCGATACGGCTATGGCTACGGCTACGGCTACGGAGACGATCTGCAGACCGAGGGGAAGCAGAAGCGGAAGCGGAGCACCCGCGGCGGACAGACGACCGAGGCGCTCCCCTCCGACTCCGTCGATGCAGACCAGAAGCTGCCGGTCTGA
- a CDS encoding polysaccharide pyruvyl transferase family protein: MNRVFVSGVGQYDNIGDTVLRRGLIDAVRPGVDLHVLVADLTADYQSGLQLAETDTVYTSVSAWHRAMMTSALRRRTWVLHSAGEAIADLHSAPERALLFTEALLLRPRGGGAMQTGVGIRKPVGKYKLPLLASLRPAKLVTWRDQWSQSVAGFGSVTPDWGYAEGAAIETFRDTPDRPLLSITLRGDRAHPSDSWIANVKSLAEREGLRLTVVTQVQSDTARSETLAEELGADLLTWETDNHFGQETLVREAYARSRAVISDRVHALIIGLTEGAVPLAYAADVPEKAARTLETAGITGVAFSERNASTPTSVDDLVGVLHRDTEMREHLRSARERLGDLTSTLRRILQAKGSDR, encoded by the coding sequence ATGAACCGCGTCTTCGTCTCCGGAGTCGGCCAGTACGACAACATCGGCGACACCGTTCTTCGGCGCGGCCTGATCGATGCGGTGCGACCGGGAGTCGATCTCCACGTCCTCGTCGCCGACCTCACCGCCGACTACCAGTCCGGCCTCCAGCTCGCCGAGACCGACACGGTCTACACCTCGGTGTCGGCGTGGCACCGCGCCATGATGACCAGCGCCCTCCGTCGTCGCACCTGGGTTCTGCACAGCGCGGGTGAGGCGATCGCCGACCTGCACAGCGCGCCCGAACGGGCACTGCTGTTCACGGAGGCGCTGCTGCTGCGCCCGCGGGGTGGCGGTGCGATGCAGACCGGTGTGGGCATCCGGAAGCCGGTCGGGAAGTACAAGCTTCCCCTCCTCGCCAGCCTGAGACCGGCGAAGCTCGTCACTTGGCGTGACCAGTGGAGCCAGTCTGTCGCGGGCTTCGGGTCGGTCACACCCGACTGGGGCTATGCCGAAGGCGCAGCCATCGAGACGTTCAGAGACACCCCTGACAGGCCGCTGCTGTCGATCACGCTCCGCGGGGACCGCGCCCATCCTTCCGACTCCTGGATCGCCAACGTGAAGTCGCTGGCCGAACGCGAGGGCCTCCGGCTGACCGTCGTCACCCAGGTGCAGAGCGACACAGCGCGCTCGGAGACATTGGCCGAAGAGCTCGGAGCCGACCTGCTGACCTGGGAGACCGACAACCATTTCGGCCAGGAGACGCTGGTCAGGGAGGCGTACGCCCGATCCCGCGCCGTCATCAGCGACCGGGTGCACGCCCTGATCATCGGCCTCACTGAGGGCGCCGTTCCCCTCGCCTACGCCGCCGACGTGCCGGAGAAAGCCGCACGAACGCTCGAGACGGCGGGCATCACCGGAGTCGCCTTCTCCGAGCGCAACGCGTCGACACCCACGAGCGTCGACGATCTGGTGGGCGTGCTCCATCGCGACACGGAGATGAGAGAGCACCTGCGCAGCGCGCGGGAGCGCCTCGGCGATCTGACGTCGACCCTGCGACGGATCCTGCAGGCAAAGGGTTCCGACAGATGA
- a CDS encoding phosphatase PAP2 family protein, with product MPSLRAREIDVIETVQHTRAASLLVGPARIYSAFGENSVGWVLLGGLGALLDPARWWLWLLGALAVVVAQFASTGLKYVVRRPRPGVVPEADGSFVLRGAGGYRKGADGPVAVHSSAKSRLSFPSSHSTSTTAAAVVFCALLPALWPLGVFAVLAMGFSRVLLGMHFPTDVLAGYALGLLVGLAAVILVY from the coding sequence ATGCCCTCCCTCCGCGCCCGCGAGATCGATGTCATCGAGACTGTGCAACACACCCGCGCGGCCAGCCTGCTGGTCGGACCGGCCAGGATCTACAGTGCCTTCGGCGAGAACTCCGTGGGCTGGGTACTGCTCGGTGGTCTCGGTGCACTGCTGGACCCCGCCCGCTGGTGGCTGTGGCTGCTGGGAGCGCTGGCCGTCGTCGTCGCCCAGTTCGCCTCGACCGGCCTGAAGTACGTCGTGCGGAGGCCCCGCCCGGGGGTCGTCCCCGAGGCCGACGGCTCGTTCGTGCTCCGCGGTGCCGGCGGCTACCGGAAGGGTGCCGACGGTCCTGTCGCGGTCCACTCATCGGCGAAGAGCCGACTCAGCTTCCCGAGCTCGCACTCCACCTCGACCACCGCGGCGGCCGTTGTCTTCTGCGCCCTTCTACCCGCGCTCTGGCCGCTGGGCGTATTCGCTGTGCTGGCGATGGGGTTCAGCCGGGTGCTGCTCGGTATGCACTTCCCCACCGATGTGCTGGCCGGCTACGCGCTCGGCCTTCTCGTCGGTCTCGCGGCCGTCATCCTGGTGTACTGA
- a CDS encoding sugar transferase has protein sequence MSTSNDRDWRVVYASRLRLTDFVVIAVVVAATQFVWFGFSASGLPQRGDIGFLAVSYTSISVALVLIWWLTLSVYGSREDRVVGTGSLEYKIVVDASLRVFGLFAILAFLFQIEFSRGYFFISLPIGTVTILLSRWIWRKWLNAQREKGEFSARVLLVGSEVSVLHTARELGRHPHSGYRVVGACIPSGKIASHLGETSIPVVGRVDHIGPAIAASGADTIVITSSDELPPEKIRELSWSLEPGRQHLVVAPSLTDIGGPRIHTRPVAGLPLIHVETPRYEGFKRYQKRIFDVISSAALILVLSPVLIAIAIVVRLGTPGDVLFRQERVGLDGETFDMLKFRSMVPNAEALLNDLHAVERSEGNNILFKMKDDPRVTPVGKILRRYSLDELPQLFNVFKGEMSLIGPRPPLQREVDLYETHVHRRFLMKPGITGLWQVSGRSDLSWEDSVRLDLYYVENWSMVGDFLILLKTARAVLGSSGAY, from the coding sequence ATGTCAACGTCCAATGACCGGGACTGGCGGGTCGTCTACGCATCCCGGTTACGGTTGACCGACTTCGTCGTCATCGCGGTGGTCGTGGCTGCGACGCAGTTCGTCTGGTTCGGGTTCAGCGCCAGCGGTCTACCCCAACGGGGCGACATCGGCTTCCTGGCCGTGAGCTACACCTCCATCTCTGTCGCCCTGGTGCTCATCTGGTGGCTGACCCTCAGTGTGTACGGTTCCCGAGAGGACCGGGTCGTCGGAACGGGTTCCCTCGAGTACAAGATCGTCGTCGATGCCAGCCTCCGGGTCTTCGGACTCTTCGCCATCCTGGCGTTCCTCTTCCAGATCGAGTTCAGTCGCGGGTACTTCTTCATCTCCCTGCCGATCGGCACCGTCACGATCCTCCTGAGTCGATGGATCTGGCGCAAGTGGCTGAACGCCCAGCGCGAGAAGGGGGAATTCAGCGCTCGGGTCCTGCTCGTCGGATCGGAGGTCTCCGTGCTGCACACGGCCCGCGAGCTCGGCCGGCATCCCCATTCCGGATACCGCGTGGTCGGCGCCTGCATCCCCAGCGGAAAGATCGCGAGCCACCTCGGTGAGACCTCCATCCCGGTCGTCGGCCGAGTCGACCACATCGGTCCGGCGATCGCCGCCTCCGGCGCGGACACCATCGTGATCACCAGTTCGGATGAGCTGCCCCCCGAGAAGATCCGCGAACTGAGCTGGTCGCTCGAGCCGGGCCGGCAGCACCTTGTGGTGGCACCCAGCCTGACCGACATCGGCGGTCCGCGAATCCACACACGTCCGGTCGCCGGACTTCCTTTGATCCACGTCGAGACGCCACGATACGAGGGCTTCAAGCGCTACCAGAAGCGCATCTTCGACGTCATCTCCTCGGCCGCCCTCATCCTGGTCCTGTCACCGGTCCTGATCGCGATCGCCATTGTCGTGCGGCTCGGTACCCCGGGTGACGTGCTCTTCCGGCAGGAGCGGGTCGGACTCGACGGCGAGACATTCGACATGCTCAAGTTCCGGTCGATGGTACCGAATGCTGAGGCTCTGCTGAACGATCTTCATGCCGTCGAGCGGAGTGAGGGCAACAACATTCTCTTCAAGATGAAGGATGACCCCCGGGTCACACCTGTGGGCAAGATCCTCCGCCGCTACAGCCTCGATGAACTGCCGCAACTGTTCAACGTGTTCAAGGGCGAGATGTCCCTCATCGGTCCGAGGCCGCCTCTGCAGCGCGAAGTCGATCTCTACGAGACGCACGTACATCGCCGTTTCCTGATGAAGCCGGGTATCACCGGCCTGTGGCAGGTCAGCGGTCGTTCGGACCTCTCCTGGGAGGACTCCGTCCGGCTCGACCTCTACTACGTCGAGAACTGGTCGATGGTCGGTGACTTCCTGATCCTCCTGAAGACTGCCCGGGCTGTGCTCGGCAGTTCAGGCGCGTACTGA
- a CDS encoding HTTM domain-containing protein yields MSTAGLLSRFASWANRGPFTVRDLSRYRIVFGVLVIVSLPDFTWVSGVPAPFYSPPPGPMALLSGPPPLWLMLGVQAAIYVLLVALTAGLYTRFVSIAVSVLMLLGYGLTFSYGKIDHTILMVAVPFVMAFSGWGGRYSLDSIRKPAGVPDNPQWPSRYLAMIIGLAFFTAALPKVASGWLSPSTQSAFGHFASRLVSGRDAPLTELAGALHHQTWLWETVDWLTVILEAGIIVSAVSWASFRIMMAVTTLFHLGVMMSFGILFTSNVIAYGAFVSWGLLSLPQVRWALKKSQVWVGGVVVIVLGVAVFVFERFFPESRDFFLPGIVVIAAVIGAGYLVFVVVRLARRLIERRAAPPTPVVSRERESRRT; encoded by the coding sequence GTGAGCACTGCAGGTCTTCTCAGCCGTTTCGCCTCGTGGGCGAACCGGGGCCCGTTCACCGTTCGCGACCTCTCCCGTTACCGGATCGTCTTCGGCGTACTGGTGATCGTCTCGCTTCCCGACTTCACGTGGGTCTCGGGCGTCCCCGCGCCCTTCTACAGCCCTCCACCAGGGCCGATGGCGCTGCTCTCCGGTCCACCCCCGCTCTGGTTGATGCTCGGAGTGCAGGCCGCCATCTACGTGCTGCTGGTTGCTCTGACGGCTGGTCTCTACACGCGGTTCGTCTCCATCGCCGTCAGCGTCCTGATGCTCCTCGGGTACGGGCTCACGTTCAGCTACGGCAAGATCGATCACACCATCCTGATGGTGGCGGTTCCGTTCGTGATGGCCTTCAGTGGATGGGGTGGTCGGTACTCGCTCGACTCGATCCGGAAGCCGGCCGGGGTTCCCGACAACCCGCAGTGGCCGTCCCGGTACCTCGCCATGATCATCGGGCTGGCATTCTTCACGGCTGCCCTGCCGAAAGTCGCGAGCGGATGGCTCTCACCGTCGACGCAATCCGCCTTCGGCCATTTCGCAAGCCGTCTCGTCTCGGGCCGGGACGCGCCGCTGACGGAGCTGGCGGGAGCGCTGCACCACCAGACGTGGCTCTGGGAGACCGTCGACTGGCTGACAGTGATCCTCGAGGCGGGAATCATCGTCTCGGCTGTCTCGTGGGCGTCGTTCCGCATCATGATGGCCGTGACGACCCTGTTCCACCTCGGGGTGATGATGTCGTTCGGTATTCTCTTCACGTCGAATGTGATCGCCTACGGCGCGTTCGTCTCGTGGGGTCTTCTCTCGTTGCCGCAGGTGCGCTGGGCGTTGAAGAAGAGCCAGGTCTGGGTCGGTGGCGTCGTAGTCATCGTTCTCGGCGTGGCGGTCTTCGTCTTCGAGCGGTTCTTCCCTGAATCGCGGGACTTCTTCCTGCCGGGCATCGTCGTGATCGCAGCTGTGATCGGCGCTGGGTACCTGGTCTTCGTGGTCGTACGGCTCGCACGTCGACTCATCGAGCGGCGCGCAGCGCCTCCGACCCCTGTCGTCTCGCGAGAGCGAGAGAGTCGACGTACGTGA